From Bombus huntii isolate Logan2020A chromosome 4, iyBomHunt1.1, whole genome shotgun sequence, one genomic window encodes:
- the LOC126865205 gene encoding protein outspread isoform X2, whose amino-acid sequence MSGGTAGVRGTGAECRKFAPNIFNKSKCSSCFKQKEEHSAEALECNRATRKISKCGYLFVAPGWDFSNPLNRTKRWQRRWFVLYDDGELTYSVDEHPETVPQARIDMTRVLEVAAAEDITGHPYSLAITAPEGVTFVKGTCREETRWWADVLQVYSRNKGRHKRNATFPGGQTTILQVTPTIRSNTPNPPRPRFNSCRSEPRSNTWIPETSVPSDLCPPVFSSTPSLVTNSVVTTTSNATMSNGNVETNNDHRTSNLSPLRTSTPLENGGSTYLSSVSTTSSMNGNVSSTVYSTPSTPTTVSSSSSLTEKPPIVPNEGRSSYRDQPASSASPPTRDKLRAEDKARRRMNQHGERAGTACSGEKLDDDACRRILLEHEREREGKLRDIAASLTQPRVRRIKPRTSEPTRDVVDAANAAYQDKFIRGDPDGCGLDISGIRYSPTSELRVDLPAEDLLNIKKGWLMKQGLNKEWNKHWFVLRGCGLMYYRDPCAEDKGIMDGVIDLNTVTAVTPLQVARNYGFQTVAWDDRGSTVLSAVTAGIRASWMSAIRRAANLPDPDSSNDSLTVCQDGQQDNTPQSPTASITDRERDSVVPSTSVTPRSVLFSSDEEYRTASEGGRRESGDWSEVPVSPPLVRNGDWPSGLKGSSWSDSANHEWSELPPSPPLTRTALSRVKARSRSSSRSRVYKRSCSSPLSSRRSTLDSVRSEDLMMACCELGEDEDQHNGHMQNNSCLSSANESPLIVELLENQVSMLRDQLDQNQSHPSTLLVIIERQENEIESLKSQLNAARADVASAEKELSRLRQQKAEASIREKQVDELLNTIQRTEQQRNKDLEDLEKMKKMYNRDKEVLECKLLETEAILRETSERCEMLTKELASSHRTVEHLQSEVTSLSNRLSQGIDENERLYSKVRELEDKGGLSSSRERGRSFDSLSDLTNIELDLDFDTLDKERIVEEYDELRSRFEKAILEIRAMRKELREAHAIQDALELEIFAHKQDAASVSETNQAQLQLMAARIQDLTNKLAASEKQVRTLKQKLTKAESRDKRRSLSLKGRESFQISQEMEDKLLDLENKICAIERGKGTSAPVSTGCSSKESSPNPKKEKRRDGKSLDRTRLRRKSLDSATSSEPMKVLIRLSTLETKVANVTENMASDAEKDSSECSEISASSTSEVSLEIIARLRKLERVVSKSKRRLEKCLGSTQAEDKAEKCLREVNDILDSCLECKKNQASAQVTESVGVVVSRLETILKDKLSELTKRRQTLEQNGQLNDREKMKLVAERVAFEFIVLRQIKCAIGRTFDRSAVLSELVETSQLASSLMRKIHGTKPKTYQNTSYIQYLTRVLANKLVLVGGVAATETTTKEVSAARNESLNFLLQKQCEVNEIVRKYKETKLRQLAEALAAETLSMSEQEDLNKHQVTNSNKKLLEDRRIREAWALAQETVSKELVQAEVSHVIVRCGQMYEQNITSITDACLNFEGAENVTLESWIDAAQARLRQEMELSTRELSDVYEECLHQLKKNKSTIVESKYESRQLLTEYADVIAHKALIDARIGLLQENTRQLTIFPGETFVSSLIRNDDVLSSLLEADDHEFQSNPILDAEYSYLYQQFSKDCEERIFGSKRASKDQIKNVGQSLHYLEEDLVELGKRVRGKLSENNENTVWPTKSPTVTITDWSSVCEKCSELRKQIKKLSDYMNSVTCKQCGQLQETIDRITAEHNQELETLKRNQERDLLDIKGELDNQRQSLTSQYEQEAASLREKARKLEHRLNAMDSEHSAHVNELRAAYQRSMSAELDTDAETRKRYKEEIKQLRALCEKGLLAMENSHRRIISEMEEKHRQELENLRVEKEQALSEETQATLAALDAMRKAHEHEVQKEIAKFKQEFIKQMQAREDIGVLHKEHEEEMEEIKQEILSLSAKYSSKCVESAALEEKVGSLTKQLAQAQQHIMQLDARNKQLRAHLVLETNDGTINDSMQMLRGRDNEIVEPREEIHRLQQMKHGEAPRDTSGVSSKSPSLSYSPQRVRSSHEPLLRAASSEEQRTTGERPRSSLSTLQKSTQDKQAAFSYKLERVKSVSLPYSSNLVRPGSSSGVPSHDRKEVSLGQKSQERNGLASPLWDSLRPRTGLPHQYQELMRSPAVRWSSRSCRSLPPTPTPSYHHTLHPPLPAVGMVAERKKRFEL is encoded by the exons GGCCGACATAAGAGGAACGCGACGTTCCCCGGTGGACAGACTACCATTCTTCAAGTCACTCCAACGATCAGAA GCAATACACCGAATCCTCCGCGACCTCGTTTCAACAGCTGTCGTTCAGAGCCACGCAGCAACACATGGATCCCAGAAACGAGCGTCCCTTCCGACCTTTGTCCACCAGTGTTCTCTTCCACACCATCTTTGGTAACCAACAGCGTGGTAACCACCACCAGCAATGCAACGATGAGCAATGGGAACGTGGAAACCAACAACGATCATCGAACGAGCAATCTGTCGCCTCTAAGAACCAGCACACCCCTGGAGAACGGTGGTTCCACGTATCTATCCTCCGTTTCAACCACTTCGTCGATGAACGGAAACGTGTCCAGCACTGTGTATTCAACCCCGTCGACGCCAACGACTGTGTCAAGCAGCAGTTCCTTGACAGAGAAGCCACCGATCGTACCCAACGAGGGTAGATCGAGCTACAGGGATCAACCAGCGAGCAGCGCGTCTCCTCCGACCAGGGACAAGCTTCGAGCGGAGGACAAGGCCAGGCGCAGGATGAATCAGCACGGAGAACGAGCCGGGACAGCCTGCTCCGGCGAGAAACTAG ACGATGACGCCTGTCGAAGAATCCTGCTGGAGCATGAGAGGGAACGAGAGGGAAAATTGCGGGATATTGCTGCCTCTTTGACCCAGCCACGCGTCAGGAGGATCAAACCGAGAACGTCCGAACCGACTAGGGACGTGGTGGATGCAGCTAACGCGGCGTATCAGGACAAATTC ATCAGAGGTGATCCAGACGGATGTGGCCTGGACATTTCGGGGATAAGATATTCCCCTACGTCCGAACTGAGGGTTGATCTGCCTGCCGAGGATTTATTAAACATCAAGAAAGGCTGGCTAATGAAGCAAGGATTGAACAAG GAATGGAACAAGCATTGGTTCGTGTTGCGCGGTTGCGGTCTCATGTACTACCGTGATCCTTGCGCGGAAGATAAGGGTATCATGGACGGTGTCATAGATCTGAATACCGTTACCGCCGTCACGCCCCTTCAAGTCGCAAGAAATTATGGATTCCAGACCGTG GCCTGGGATGATCGAGGATCGACCGTGTTGTCCGCGGTCACCGCTGGTATACGAGCCAGTTGGATGTCGGCCATTCGGAGGGCTGCCAATTTACCAGATCCTGACAGTAGCAACGATTCTCTGACCGTTTGTCAAGATGGACAGCAAGATAACACGCCTCAATCACCTACTGC ATCCATTACGGACCGTGAGAGAGACTCGGTTGTTCCATCGACCTCGGTCACGCCACGCTCAGTGCTGTTCTCTTCGGACGAGGAGTATCGAACAGCATCCGAGGGTGGCAGAAGAGAGTCCGGTGATTGGTCAGAAGTCCCAGTGTCACCACCTCTCGTAAGAAACGGTGATTGGCCCAGTGGACTGAAGGGATCAAGCTGGTCAGATTCAGCAAACCATGAATGGTCAGAATTACCCCCGTCACCACCGTTGACAAGAACAGCTCTATCCCGAGTAAAAGCACGATCCAGATCAAGCTCCAGATCTAGAGTGTACAAGAGAAGCTGTAGCTCGCCTTTAAGCTCAAGAAGAAGCACGTTGGACAGCGTGAGGTCGGAAGATCTAATGATGGCTTGCTGCGAACTTGGAGAAGACGAGGACCAACATAATGGACACATGCAGAACAATAGTTGCCTCTCGAGCGCCAACGAGAGTCCCTTGATCGTAGAATTGTTGGAGAATCAGGTATCGATGTTGCGCGATCAGTTGGATCAAAATCAATCCCACCCAAGCACGCTACTAGTCATTATCGAGCGtcaagaaaatgaaatagagAGTCTGAAGTCGCAGCTGAACGCGGCGAGAGCGGATGTTGCTAGTGCGGAGAAGGAGTTGTCCAGGTTGAGACAGCAGAAGGCTGAAGCTTCTATTAGGGAGAAGCAAGTCGATGAACTGTTGAATACCATCCAGAGAACAGAGCAACAGAGGAACAAGGATTTAGAGGACTTGgagaagatgaagaagatgTACAACAGAGATAAAGAGGTGTTGGAGTGCAAATTGCTGGAGACAGAGGCTATTCTTAGGGAGACGAGTGAACGCTGTGAGATGCTTACTAAGGAGTTGGCATCGAGTCATAGAACCGTTGAACATTTGCAGTCGGAGGTTACTTCATTGAGTAACAGATTGTCTCAAG GAATAGACGAAAACGAGCGTTTATATAGCAAAGTTAGAGAATTGGAAGATAAAGGGGGTCTATCTTCTTCAAGGGAGCGCGGGAGAAGTTTCGACTCTCTCAGTGATTTAACGAATATTGAGTTAGACCTAGACTTTGATACTCTTGATAAGGAAAG GATCGTGGAAGAATATGACGAACTGAGAAGCCGCTTTGAGAAAGCTATCCTGGAGATACGCGCGATGCGCAAGGAACTCCGTGAAGCGCACGCGATACAGGACGCACTGGAGCTAGAGATTTTTGCTCACAAGCAGGACGCAGCGAGTGTCAGCGAGACGAACCAAGCCCAGCTGCAGTTAATGGCAGCTAGGATTCAAGATTTGACGAACAAGCTTGCAGCTAGCGAGAAACAAGTGAGAACGTTGAAGCAGAAGTTGACTAAAGCTGAAAGTAGAGATAAAAGAAGATCGCTGTCGTTGAAGGGTCGTGAGTCCTTCCAGATCTCGCAAGAGATGGAGGACAAGCTGCTGGATCTGGAGAACAAGATCTGTGCTATAGAACGTGGAAAAGGTACCAGTGCGCCAGTATCAACTGGATGCAGCTCGAAGGAGTCGAGTCCTAACCCaaagaaggagaagagaaGGGACGGAAAGAGTCTGGATCGTACTAGATTAAGAAGAAAATCGCTAGATAGTGCAACTAGTTCCGAACCGATGAAAGTGTTGATCAGACTCAGCACTCTAGAGACGAAGGTGGCAAACGTTACAGAAAATATGGCGAGTGACGCTGAGAAAGACTCTAGCGAGTGTAGCGAGATCAGTGCATCCTCCACCAGCGAAGTTTCATTGGAGATCATCGCGAGGTTAAGGAAATTGGAGAGGGTGGTGTCGAAATCGAAGAGGAGGCTGGAGAAGTGTTTAGGTTCGACACAAGCGGAGGATAAAGCAGAGAAGTGTTTGCGCGAGGTGAACGACATCCTGGACTCGTGTTTAGAATGTAAGAAAAACCAAGCTAGCGCTCAAGTGACCGAGTCAGTAGGCGTAGTGGTATCTAGACTAGAGACTATACTTAAAGATAAATTGAGCGAACTCACGAAGAGACGGCAGACGCTCGAGCAGAACGGCCAACTAAACGACAGAGAGAAGATGAAGCTGGTCGCGGAGAGAGTGGCGTTCGAGTTCATCGTTCTGAGACAGATCAAGTGCGCGATCGGCCGGACATTCGACCGGAGTGCCGTTCTCAGTGAATTGGTCGAAACTAGTCAGCTTGCCTCAAGCTTAATGCGTAAGATTCACGGAACTAAGCCCAAAACGTACCAAAACACCAGTTACATTCAGTATCTTACTAGAGTGTTAGCGAATAAGTTAGTACTAGTAGGTGGCGTGGCCGCGACGGAGACGACGACCAAGGAGGTGTCCGCAGCTCGTAACGAGAGCTTGAACTTCCTGCTGCAAAAACAATGCGAGGTGAACGAGATCGTACGGAAATATAAAGAAACGAAGTTGAGACAGCTCGCAGAAGCACTGGCTGCCGAAACGTTGAGCATGTCCGAGCAAGAGGATTTGAACAAACATCAGGTGACCAactcgaataaaaaattactgGAAGATCGACGAATTCGCGAAGCGTGGGCGTTGGCTCAAGAAACGGTCAGCAAAGAGTTGGTACAAGCTGAAGTGTCTCATGTGATCGTGCGTTGCGGCCAAATGTACGAACAGAACATCACGAGCATCACCGATGCTTGTCTCAACTTTGAGGGCGCGGAGAACGTAACGTTGGAATCTTGGATCGATGCCGCGCAGGCCAGACTCCGTCAAGAGATGGAACTTTCTACTCGCGAGCTATCCGACGTGTACGAGGAATGCCTTCATCAGCTGAAGAAGAATAAGTCGACGATAGTTGAATCGAAGTACGAGTCCCGGCAGTTGTTAACGGAATACGCGGACGTGATCGCGCACAAAGCTTTAATAGACGCCAGAATCGGGCTTCTTCAGGAGAATACGAGACAATTGACAATCTTCCCTGGGGAGACTTTCGTATCTAGTCTAATCCGAAACGACGACGTCCTTTCAAGTCTGCTAGAAGCGGACGACCACGAGTTCCAAAGCAATCCGATTCTCGACGCGGAGTACAGTTACCTTTATCAACAGTTTAGCAAGGACTGCGAGGAAAGGATATTCGGTTCAAAGCGTGCTTCGAAGGATCAGATAAAGAACGTTGGCCAGAGTTTGCATTACTTAGAAGAAGACTTAGTTGAATTGGGCAAACGCGTCCGAGGCAAATTGAGcgaaaataacgaaaataCCGTGTGGCCTACGAAGTCGCCGACGGTTACCATCACCGACTGGTCGAGTGTGTGCGAAAAATGCTCGGAATTGCGCAAGCAGATCAAGAAGCTGAGCGACTACATGAATAGCGTGACTTGCAAACAGTGTGGCCAATTGCAAGAAACCATCGATAGGATAACAGCCGAGCATAATCAAGAGTTGGAGACATTGAAGCGCAATCAGGAAAGGGATTTGCTGGACATCAAAGGTGAACTAGACAATCAGAGACAATCTCTAACATCTCAGTACGAACAGGAAGCGGCCAGTCTACGAGAAAAGGCGAGAAAATTAGAACATAGACTGAACGCTATGGACTCTGAGCACTCTGCTCACGTGAACGAACTTAGAGCAGCTTATCAACGATCCATGAGCGCGGAATTGGACACAGATGCGGAAACAAGAAAGAGATATAAAGAAGAGATCAAGCAATTGCGAGCGTTGTGTGAAAAAGGTTTGCTGGCAATGGAGAATTCTCATAGACGCATTATTTCTGAGATGGAAGAGAAACATCGACAGGAATTGGAAAATCTAAGGGTGGAGAAAGAGCAGGCATTATCAGAAGAGACTCAGGCCACTCTTGCGGCTCTTGATGCTATGAGAAAGGCGCACGAACACGAAGTGCAGAAAGAAATAGCTAAGTTTAAGCaagaatttattaaacaaatgcAGGCACGCGAGGACATTGGCGTGCTTCATAAAGAACACGA GGAAGAGATGGAGGAGATAAAGCAGGAAATTCTTTCGTTATCTGCAAAATATTCCTCTAAGTGTGTGGAATCTGCAGCCCTGGAGGAAAAAGTAGGATCCCTTACCAAACAACTTGCTCAAGCGCAACAGCACATCATGCAACTAGACGCGAGAAACAAACAGCTGAGGGCACATTTGGTATTAGAAACGAACGATGGTACGATCAACGACAGTATGCAAATGTTGAGGGGCAGGGACAACGAGATTGTCGAGCCGAGGGAGGAAATTCATCGATTACAACAGATGAAG CATGGGGAGGCTCCTCGTGATACGTCCGGTGTGTCATCGAAATCTCCGTCGCTAAGCTACTCGCCGCAGCGTGTCCGGAGTAGTCACGAGCCGCTGCTCAGAGCGGCGAGCAGCGAGGAGCAGAGAACGACCGGCGAACGGCCGAGAAGCTCGCTGTCCACGTTGCAAAAGAGCACGCAGGACAAGCAGGCCGCGTTCTCGTACAAGCTTGAACGCGTTAAGTCAGTGTCGTTGCCTTACTCGAGTAACTTGGTTAGGCCGGGCAGTAGTTCTGGCGTGCCGTCGCACGATAGGAAAGAGGTGAGCTTAGGGCAAAAGAGCCAGGAGCGTAACGGCCTGGCATCGCCGCTTTGGGACAGCCTGAGACCAAGGACCGGACTGCCCCATCAGTATCAAG